A portion of the Tachysurus vachellii isolate PV-2020 chromosome 14, HZAU_Pvac_v1, whole genome shotgun sequence genome contains these proteins:
- the hdac10 gene encoding polyamine deacetylase HDAC10, protein MSGTALIYDEEMTGYKLLWTDPVCKIEVPERLTVSYDALKSIGLDRRCVCVPTRQATDEEILLVHSKEYLEAVKQTPHMSLEDLLTFTQQFGDVYFHPNIYHCATLAVGAALQLVDNIMAGKVRNGMALVRPPGHHSQRSEASGFCVFNNVAIAALYAKKHYNLNRVLIVDWDIHHGQGVQYCFEEDSSVLYFSWHRYEHQSFWPNLADSDYDRVGKGKGSGFNINLPWNKVGMTNSDYLAAFFHVLLPIAYEFDPELVFVCAGFDSAIGDPEGDMCASPEIFGHLTHLLMSLAEGRLCVVLEGGYNLTSLAQSVCQTVQTLLGDPTPALNVGPPCLSALESIHNVRAAHQGYWGYLKHIVSSVSEPSTKRCRVEETIEHLVWPEPLPRDAPPVHTAALISKGLEDSLPQACHLLGQISPKYIEEAKKIRKKHFQDVTDETSLQCIQDVVSLLEKIKNNEVRNGLITVPDVFLSLKCAVEHAKNSPAERILVLFVGDGDVPVDTTDGTVLLVQICRKEPEGVKSLYRVPVCLNKDVFSSASVMAAVLGLLLPLAYEFNPGLVLQVVAEGSGGLEVCVWAQLTSLLQGVAQGKTLALLKGCDRDMVRATGASLSGAAAPSLRSLDPPLPEDVEVIEAQRKRLQQRWGLLLNTVSGSGTESQDR, encoded by the exons TAAAGAATATCTTGAAGCTGTGAAACAAACCCCTCACATGAGCTTGGAGGATCTTCTCACCTTCACTCAGCAGTTTGGTGATGTTTATTTTCATCCC AATATCTACCACTGTGCTACGCTGGCGGTTGGTGCTGCACTGCAGCTGGTGGATAACATTATGGCAGGGAAAGTGAGGAACGGGATGGCTCTTGTAAG GCCCCCTGGTCATCACAGCCAGCGGAGTGAAGCCAGTGGTTTCTGTGTGTTCAATAACGTGGCCATAGCTGCCCTCTATGCCAAGAAACACTACAACCTCAACAG GGTGTTGATTGTGGATTGGGATATTCACCATGGACAGGGAGTGCAGTACTGCTTTGAAGAGGATTCCAG TGTACTGTATTTCTCATGGCATCGCTATGAGCACCAGAGTTTCTGGCCAAACCTTGCTGATTCTGACTATGACCGTGTGGGAAAGGGCAAAGGATCTGGTTTTAACATTAACCTGCCCTGGAATAAG GTGGGAATGACCAATAGTGACTACCTCGCAGCTTTTTTCCATGTTCTCCTGCCCATCGCATATGAG tttgatcctgagctggTGTTTGTCTGTGCAGGGTTTGATTCTGCCATCGGAGATCCAGAG GGTGACATGTGTGCTTCTCCAGAGATTTTTGGCCATCTTACCCACCTGTTGATGTCTCTGGCTGAAGGCAGGTTGTGTGTTGTCTTGGAG GGAGGATATAACTTGACGTCTCTCGCTCAGTCAGTTTGCCAAACCGTACAAACTTTGCTTGGAGATCCCACACCGGCGCTGAATGTTGGTCCGCCGTGTCTCAG TGCTCTGGAGTCTATTCATAACGTCCGAGCTGCTCACCAGGGGTACTGGGGCTATCTCAAACACATcg TGTCCTCCGTCTCGGAGCCGAGCACCAAGCGCTGCAGAGTGGAGGAGACAATCGAGCATCTCGTCTGGCCTGAACCCTTACCTAGAGATGCTCCTCCTGTGCACACGGCTGCACTGATCTCTAAAGGCTTGGAGGACTCGCTCCCACAGGCTTGTCACCTCCTGGGTCAAATATCACCAAAGTATATAGAGGAGGCTAAGAAAATCAG GAAGAAACATTTTCAGGACGTGACTGATGAGACGTCCTTGCAGTGTATACAGGATGTTGTCTCACTTTTGGAGAAAATCAAGAACAACGAG GTGCGGAATGGCTTGATCACGGTGCCTGATGTGTTTCTATCTCTGAAATGTGCTGTGGAACATGCCAAAAACTCACCGGCTGAGCG gaTTCTGGTGCTGTTTGTGGGGGATGGTGACGTTCCAGTGGACACTACAGATGG AACAGTGCTTTTAGTACAGATCTGCAGAAAAGAGCCTGAAGGAGTGAAGTCGCTCTAtcgtgtgcctgtgtgcctcAACAAG GATGTGTTCTCCAGTGCGAGTGTCATGGCCGCAGTGTTGGGTCTGCTTCTGCCCCTAGCGTATGAGTTTAATCCAGGCCTGGTGCTGCAGGTGGTGGCAGAGGGAAGTGGAGggttggaggtgtgtgtgtgggcacagCTCACCAGCCTGCTGCAGGGAGTAGCACAGGGCAAAACTCTCGCACTGCTCAAG ggCTGTGACAGAGACATGGTGAGGGCTACAGGAGCCTCTCTTTCTGGGGCTGCTGCTCCATCGCTCAGGTCTCTGGATCCTCCTCTGCCTGAGGATGTGGAGGTTATAGAGGCACAAAGGAAGAGACTACAGCAGCGATGGGGTCTACTGTTGAACACTG TTTCAGGAAGTGGGACAGAGAGTCAGGACAGATGA